A stretch of the Dioscorea cayenensis subsp. rotundata cultivar TDr96_F1 chromosome 4, TDr96_F1_v2_PseudoChromosome.rev07_lg8_w22 25.fasta, whole genome shotgun sequence genome encodes the following:
- the LOC120258857 gene encoding F-box protein SKP2A isoform X1 translates to MVGGRPTTGHLDVYFRSLMVSGGGGRMDGTPAMTGWKDLPMELLLRIVSLVDDRMVIVASGVCTGWRDAICLGLTHLSLSWCKNNMNNLVLSLAPRFTKLQSLSLRQNMPQLEDDAVETIANYCHDLHDLDLSKSLRLTDRALYALACGCPRLTKLNISGCSSFSDSALAYLTSFCRNLKCLNLCGCVKAATNRALQAIACNCNQLQYLNLGWCEGVGDKGVISLALGCPNLSALDLCGCVLITDESVIALATGCPHLRSLGLYYCQNITDRAMYSLANSCVKSKRGLWDSVRNNDVKGLMNLNISQCTALTPPAVQAVCDSFPSLHTCPERHSLIISGCLSLTSVHCACAVQAHRSGRSAITHHAY, encoded by the exons ATGGTTGGAGGAAGGCCAACAACAGGGCATTTAGATGTGTATTTCCGGAGCCTTATGGTCTCTGGAGGTGGAGGGAGGATGGATGGAACACCTGCCATGACTGGCTGGAAGGACCTTCCCATGGAGCTCCTTTTGCGGATAGTTTCCCTTGTGGATGACCGGATGGTCATAGTTGCTTCGGGTGTCTGCACTGGGTGGAGGGATGCTATCTGTCTTGGGCTCACACATCTGTCTTTGTCATG GTGCAAGAACAACATGAACAACCTTGTCCTGTCACTTGCCCCTAGGTTCACAAAGCTTCAGTCTCTCAGTTTACGTCAAAATATGCCACAACTTGAAGATGATGCCGTGGAAACTATTGCAAATTACTGTCATGATCTGCATGACTTAGATCTTAGCAAAAGCCTTAGGCTTACAGATCGTGCACTCTATGCTTTAGCCTGTGGTTGCCCCAGGCTTACCAAGCTTAACATCAGCGGCTGCTCTTCTTTCAGTGATTCTGCCCTTGCGTATCTGACGAGTTTTTGCCGAAACCTGAAATGcttaaatctttgtggatgcGTAAAAGCTGCAACAAACAGAGCTTTACAG GCTATTGCATGCAACTGCAATCAGTTGCAGTATTTAAATTTGGGTTGGTGCGAGGGTGTTGGCGATAAAGGAGTCATCAGTTTGGCATTAGGATGCCCCAACCTCAGCGCTCTAGACTTGTGTGGCTGTGTCCTCATAACAG ATGAAAGTGTAATTGCACTGGCAACTGGGTGCCCTCATCTAAGATCCCTCGGACTATATTACTGCCAGAACATCACAGACAGGGCAATGTACTCACTGGCGAACAGCTGCGTGAAGAGCAAGCGGGGATTGTGGGATTCAGTGCGCAACAACGATGTGAAAGGACTCATGAACCTGAACATCAGCCAATGTACCGCGCTCACTCCGCCTGCAGTTCAGGCTGTTTGTGACTCATTCCCATCACTGCACACTTGCCCTGAAAGGCACTCACTGATCATCAGTGGCTGCCTCAGCCTAACCTCTGTGCACTGTGCTTGCGCCGTCCAAGCGCATCGCTCGGGAAGGTCAGCGATCACACATCATGCCTATTGA
- the LOC120258857 gene encoding F-box protein SKP2A isoform X2: protein MLSVLGSHICLCHGSFVVIGISMRFFLIGRSWPCFLFFSNPWCKNNMNNLVLSLAPRFTKLQSLSLRQNMPQLEDDAVETIANYCHDLHDLDLSKSLRLTDRALYALACGCPRLTKLNISGCSSFSDSALAYLTSFCRNLKCLNLCGCVKAATNRALQAIACNCNQLQYLNLGWCEGVGDKGVISLALGCPNLSALDLCGCVLITDESVIALATGCPHLRSLGLYYCQNITDRAMYSLANSCVKSKRGLWDSVRNNDVKGLMNLNISQCTALTPPAVQAVCDSFPSLHTCPERHSLIISGCLSLTSVHCACAVQAHRSGRSAITHHAY, encoded by the exons ATGCTATCTGTCTTGGGCTCACACATCTGTCTTTGTCATG GTTCATTTGTCGTTATTGGCATTAGTATGCGTTTCTTCCTAATTGGTAGATCATGGCCTTGTTTTCTCTTCTTCAGTAATCCTTG GTGCAAGAACAACATGAACAACCTTGTCCTGTCACTTGCCCCTAGGTTCACAAAGCTTCAGTCTCTCAGTTTACGTCAAAATATGCCACAACTTGAAGATGATGCCGTGGAAACTATTGCAAATTACTGTCATGATCTGCATGACTTAGATCTTAGCAAAAGCCTTAGGCTTACAGATCGTGCACTCTATGCTTTAGCCTGTGGTTGCCCCAGGCTTACCAAGCTTAACATCAGCGGCTGCTCTTCTTTCAGTGATTCTGCCCTTGCGTATCTGACGAGTTTTTGCCGAAACCTGAAATGcttaaatctttgtggatgcGTAAAAGCTGCAACAAACAGAGCTTTACAG GCTATTGCATGCAACTGCAATCAGTTGCAGTATTTAAATTTGGGTTGGTGCGAGGGTGTTGGCGATAAAGGAGTCATCAGTTTGGCATTAGGATGCCCCAACCTCAGCGCTCTAGACTTGTGTGGCTGTGTCCTCATAACAG ATGAAAGTGTAATTGCACTGGCAACTGGGTGCCCTCATCTAAGATCCCTCGGACTATATTACTGCCAGAACATCACAGACAGGGCAATGTACTCACTGGCGAACAGCTGCGTGAAGAGCAAGCGGGGATTGTGGGATTCAGTGCGCAACAACGATGTGAAAGGACTCATGAACCTGAACATCAGCCAATGTACCGCGCTCACTCCGCCTGCAGTTCAGGCTGTTTGTGACTCATTCCCATCACTGCACACTTGCCCTGAAAGGCACTCACTGATCATCAGTGGCTGCCTCAGCCTAACCTCTGTGCACTGTGCTTGCGCCGTCCAAGCGCATCGCTCGGGAAGGTCAGCGATCACACATCATGCCTATTGA